One segment of Drosophila ananassae strain 14024-0371.13 chromosome 3R, ASM1763931v2, whole genome shotgun sequence DNA contains the following:
- the LOC6496834 gene encoding exosome complex component RRP40 → MATSGTIVMPGERIASIEEVAKTKRVILGPGLRRVDDTVVASKAGPLRHKEPNTFWVDNYQRRYVPARGDLVLGIVRSKAGDLYRVDIGAPETASISYLAFESATKKNRPDLNPGDLIYARVLNASADIEPELVCVNSNGKRGKLGVLPDGFFFKCSLNLGRVLLRENCPILAAITRQLPYEIAVGVNGRIWVKAHSLRETVALAKAILALEQAGYAETDKVCDNLGDYLEA, encoded by the coding sequence ATGGCCACTAGCGGTACAATAGTAATGCCTGGAGAAAGAATTGCCTCCATAGAGGAAGTGGCCAAAACCAAGAGGGTCATTCTGGGACCGGGATTGCGGAGAGTGGACGACACTGTGGTGGCCAGCAAAGCCGGACCGCTTCGCCACAAGGAACCCAACACCTTTTGGGTGGACAACTACCAGAGGAGATATGTGCCCGCCCGCGGAGACCTGGTCCTGGGCATAGTCAGGTCCAAGGCGGGCGACCTGTATCGCGTGGACATCGGAGCCCCGGAAACCGCCTCGATTTCCTACCTTGCCTTCGAGTCGGCCACCAAAAAGAATCGCCCGGATCTCAATCCCGGGGACCTAATCTACGCCCGTGTCCTGAACGCCAGCGCCGACATAGAACCCGAATTGGTGTGCGTGAATTCAAACGGAAAGCGTGGGAAACTAGGTGTCCTGCCCGATGGATTCTTCTTCAAGTGCAGTCTTAATCTGGGCCGGGTGCTCCTTCGGGAGAACTGCCCCATTCTTGCTGCCATCACCCGGCAGCTGCCGTACGAGATCGCCGTTGGCGTGAATGGCCGAATCTGGGTGAAGGCCCACTCGCTGCGAGAAACTGTGGCCCTGGCCAAGGCCATTTTGGCGCTGGAGCAGGCCGGATATGCGGAAACAGACAAAGTCTGCGACAACCTGGGCGACTACCTGGAGGCATAG
- the LOC6496835 gene encoding dehydrogenase/reductase SDR family member 7, which yields MTFLEFLLFLLVLYYVVYVLLWILLDCNVALWYKSRFGASLSSMRGQVVWITGASSGIGRALAVSLARQGVKLVLSARRVEQLEQVQEECLAAAKGLLATKDVLILPMDMLDLEQHRVHLYTVLNHFERLDVLVNNAGRSQRANWTDIDIEVDRELFELDVFSVVHLSRLVVRYFVEQRGGRGHLAATSSIAGFSPVPFSATYCAAKHALNAYLLSLKVEMRKLDITIFAPGPVATDFLQEAFTGSQGAKVGQSTANQKRLTAERCGELFAVALANKMDLTWCGLFPVNVLAYCARNATLTKIVGLFMTEKTLNKIREGKL from the coding sequence ATGACCTTCCTGGAGTTCCTGCTCTTCCTGCTAGTGCTCTACTATGTGGTCTATGTCCTCCTTTGGATCCTGCTCGACTGCAATGTGGCGCTGTGGTACAAGTCCCGGTTTGGGGCTTCCTTGTCCTCGATGCGCGGACAGGTGGTTTGGATAACCGGTGCCTCGAGTGGAATTGGCCGAGCCTTGGCCGTGAGCCTGGCCAGGCAGGGAGTGAAGCTGGTGCTCAGTGCCCGCCGAGTGGAGCAACTGGAGCAGGTGCAGGAGGAGTGCCTGGCCGCTGCCAAGGGGCTGCTAGCCACCAAGGATGTTTTGATTCTGCCCATGGATATGCTGGATCTGGAGCAGCACCGAGTGCATCTCTACACAGTCCTTAACCACTTCGAACGCCTTGATGTCCTGGTGAACAATGCCGGCCGATCGCAGAGGGCCAACTGGACTGATATCGATATAGAGGTGGATCGGGAACTCTTCGAACTGGACGTCTTCTCGGTGGTCCATCTATCCAGGCTGGTAGTCCGGTATTTCGTCGAGCAGCGAGGAGGTCGTGGCCATTTGGCCGCCACTTCCAGCATTGCTGGCTTCAGTCCAGTGCCATTTTCGGCAACCTATTGCGCCGCCAAGCATGCCCTGAACGCCTATCTCCTCTCTTTGAAGGTGGAGATGCGGAAACTGGACATTACCATCTTTGCCCCAGGGCCCGTTGCCACGGACTTCCTCCAGGAGGCCTTCACCGGCTCCCAGGGTGCTAAAGTGGGTCAGAGCACGGCGAATCAAAAACGCTTGACGGCGGAACGTTGCGGGGAACTATTCGCTGTCGCCTTGGCCAACAAGATGGATCTCACCTGGTGTGGCCTCTTTCCAGTTAATGTTCTGGCCTATTGCGCCCGGAATGCTACGCTGACCAAGATCGTGGGTCTATTTATGACCGAAAAGACGCTGAACAAGATCCGTGAGGGCAAGCTCTGA
- the LOC6498679 gene encoding rRNA-processing protein UTP23 homolog, translating to MKISRFKKSHKTLVYFATNFDYREPYQVLIDATFCQAALQHKIGIDEQIKKYFQCPAKLLTTQCVILEAEALGAPLTGATSIVKRFHVHKCGHEGKPVAAAECIKSMTKDNRYIVASQDRLLQESLRKIPGRCLLYLHKATPVLEAPSKASKKWVQRRAKNLMLGKQVEKIDYMKEKQGLKPAETTPNPKKRKGPKNPNPLSCKKSKKEKQQPQLKGVEQTALVKAKTKRKRVKIPAHVKAELGKD from the exons ATGAAAATATCTCGTTTTAAGAAATCTCACAAAACCCTGGTGTACTTTGCCACTAATTTTGACTACCGAGAACCCTATCAGGTGTTAATAGATGCCACTTTCTGTCAGGCAGCCCTACAG cACAAAATCGGCATAGATGAGCAAATAAAAAAGTACTTCCAGTGTCCTGCTAAATTATTGACCACTCAATGTGTTATTTTGGAGGCCGAGGCACTAGGAGCTCCGTTGACAGGAGCCACTTCGATTGTGAAGCGATTCCATGTCCACAAATGTGGCCACGAAGGGAAACCTGTGGCAGCCGCAGAATGCATCAAGTCTATG ACAAAAGACAATCGTTACATAGTTGCCTCTCAGGATCGCCTTCTACAGGAGAGTCTTCGCAAGATTCCCGGACGATGCTTGCTTTACCTGCACAAGGCCACTCCCGTTCTGGAAGCCCCATCCAAGGCATCCAAGAAGTGGGTGCAGAGGCGTGCCAAAAACCTGATGCTGGGCAAGCAGGTCGAGAAAATTGACTACATGAAGGAGAAGCAGGGACTGAAACCCGCTGAAACGACACCGAATCCTAAAAAGCGTAAAGGTCCGAAGAATCCTAATCCTCTGTCCTGCAAAAAGAGCAAAAAAGAGAAGCAACAGCCACAGCTCAAGGGTGTGGAGCAGACTGCACTGGTCAAGGCGAAAACGAAAAGAAAACGCGTTAAGATACCAGCCCATGTCAAGGCAGAACTGGGAAAAGATTAG